The following coding sequences are from one Mytilus trossulus isolate FHL-02 chromosome 8, PNRI_Mtr1.1.1.hap1, whole genome shotgun sequence window:
- the LOC134727798 gene encoding uncharacterized protein LOC134727798, producing MSSKYTVCGVCDYQHINKPSVVWCSECDEGLCEECKVHHAASKGTRHHSIVQISEYQKLPSNLLEITQTCSKHDEKYQIFCKKHDCPCCRRCVVETHNDCKDLNTIEDVIKNVKSSNAFSEMEQVLKELSENLQNIRKNRQENIKSLRENRTQIEKEVLQTRRLINNHLDKLQENLTKELYDVEEKENKSIINIIASIEEKEREVIESQTILDKVKQHASDLQTFLAMKHIQRDVTINEQFLETLIKEEKMNHASISWKHENALEILPTQIKKMGTIILDTRSGDASVSNNKNKQAQIMTPNTPVPSIDDVRLTLRGTVKTFGDDITSCCFLPDGRMVFSCYTSDQIHVLKTDRSLDFTLKPGLKTCHIDFIENSQTLVVTSGFNYKHIKIINVINRKNEKSIAVGTQIYGIVHKDKKLFYNGGSHGLHVVNLDDGSDTQLADVSLTLYSSIATWSDQLYFINADESVTCCDIQGTLKWKLELNTFLTNAMGITVDNYGRVYVSGFESNNVVVISPDGSKHRALLSGKDGLIKPQSLCFDRKNNNLLIANQQNDAFIYDVLK from the coding sequence ATGTCGAGTAAATATACTGTTTGTGGAGTATGTGATTATCAGCACATTAACAAACCATCAGTGGTCTGGTGTTCAGAATGTGACGAAGGACTTTGTGAAGAATGTAAAGTGCACCATGCAGCTTCAAAGGGGACCAGACACCATAGTATCGTTCAAATCTCGGAGTACCAGAAGCTTCCTTCCAATTTATTGGAAATAACtcaaacatgttcaaaacacgatgaaaaataccaaatattcTGTAAGAAGCATGATTGTCCATGTTGTAGACGATGCGTTGTTGAAACACATAACGATTGCAAAGATTTAAACACGATAGAGGATGTCATTAAGAATGTAAAATCATCAAATGCATTTTCAGAGATGGAACAAGTGTTGAAAGAACTTTCAGAAAATTTGCagaatataagaaaaaatagacaagaaaacattaaaagtcTAAGGGAGAATAGAAcacaaatagaaaaagaagTTCTGCAGACACGAAGACTGATTAACAATCATCTAGATAAACTGCAGGAAAACTTGACGAAAGAGTTGTATGACGTTGaggaaaaggaaaacaaaagcATCATAAACATAATAGCATCAATAGAAGAGAAAGAAAGAGAAGTCATCGAAAGCCAAACTATTTTAGATAAAGTAAAACAACATGCATCAGACCTCCAGACGTTTCTGGCTATGAAACATATCCAACGAGATGTCACAATCAACGAGCAATTTCTTGAAACGTTAATAAAAGAAGAGAAAATGAACCACGCATCTATTTCTTGGAAACACGAAAATGCTTTGGAGATCCTTCCTACCCAAATCAAGAAGATGGGGACCATTATCTTGGATACAAGATCAGGAGATGCATCCGTATCAAACAATAAGAACAAACAAGCACAGATAATGACACCTAACACACCTGTTCCTTCTATTGATGATGTCAGACTTACTTTACGAGGGACCGTGAAAACATTTGGAGATGATATCACTAGTTGCTGCTTTCTTCCTGATGGCAGAATGGTTTTTTCCTGTTACACTAGTGATCAAATCCACGTCTTGAAAACCGACAGATCATTAGATTTTACATTGAAGCCGGGATTGAAAACATGCCATATAGATTTTATCGAGAATAGTCAAACACTTGTCGTAACATCTGGCTTTAACTACAAACACATTAAGATTATCAAtgttataaacagaaaaaacgAAAAATCTATTGCTGTTGGAACACAGATCTATGGAATAGTTCACAAAgataagaaattattttacaatgggGGAAGTCATGGATTACATGTTGTAAATTTAGATGATGGCTCTGATACCCAGTTAGCAGACGTTTCCTTAACTCTCTATAGCAGCATAGCAACATGGTCagatcaactttattttataaacgcGGATGAGTCAGTAACATGCTGTGACATCCAAGGGACATTGAAATGGAAATTAGAACTTAACACTTTTCTTACAAACGCAATGGGTATAACAGTGGACAATTATGGACGTGTTTACGTTTCGGGTTTTGAATCCAACAATGTTGTCGTGATTTCACCAGATGGAAGCAAACATAGAGCTTTGCTGTCAGGGAAAGATGGTCTTATAAAACCACAATCTTTGTGCTTCGATCGAAAAAACAACAACCTTCTTATTGCAAATCAGCAGAATGACGCGTTTATTTATGAcgttttaaaatga